The Patescibacteria group bacterium DNA segment GAAAGCGATTCAACATAGCGCCTTTGCCCTTCGGCGAAAATCGTATCAAAAGCCAGGCTCGATTTGCCCGAACCCGAAACGCCGGTGAAGACAACCATTTTATTGCGCGGGATCTCAAGAGAGATATTTTTTAAGTTATGTTCCCTAGCTCCCTTGATAATAATCTTATCTTGCATGATTAAGTCTAAAATTAAAAGTTAAAAGTCTAAAGTCAAGTTAAAAGTCTAAAAGTTTATAATTCAATGACTTTTAACTCAACTTTTAACTTTAGACTTTTGACTAAACTTTTTCAGAGAATATTATTCTATTGTAAATATGTCGGTGCTTTTCTCATATAAATATCCCAAAATGCGAGAAGACTCGCCATCCAGTCCCTCATGGTGAACCAGGCGATTTTTTGATAAGACCGGATGTCGACGCTGATTCCCCACGCATCCAATCCGATTTTATTGCACAAATAAAGGGCGCGCGGCAGATGGAAATTCTGCGTTACCAGAACAACCTTATTCTGGCCCAGTTCGTTCTTCAGGCGGTAGCAGCTGTCAAACGTCCGCGCGTTATTGCCGTCAACCAGCAGCATTTCATCCGGCACGCCGTTATCATACATATAAAGGACCATGGCCTGGATCTCGGGCTGCGCCCAACGGCCGTCATCGCCGCTCAAAATGATTTTTTCGGTCTTTTGCGCCCGCCACGCCCGCACCGCGGTCTCAAGCCTGTCTTCCAGCGCATCGCTCGGCGTTTTGTCGCGTTTTACACTCGCACCAAGGACCACCATTACCGAATTCTCGGGCAGTGATTCAATGCTGTCGTAAATCTTATACGAATATTCAGTCCGCACGCTGTAGGCCAGACCTCCGGCCGCGAGCATCGCCACCACGGTCAGTAAAATTACGATTTTAAGAAATGTTTTCATTGCTTCTTTTTGAGCACTTTAATTTCATCGCGTAAAACCGCCGCGAGTTCAAACTGCAGCTCAGCCGCCGCTTCTTTCATCTGCCGCTCCTTGTCAGCGATAATTTCCGAAATACTGCGGATCTCGGCCGCGATTTCCATACCTAAAATATCCTTCACGTCCCTTTCTTCAAGGCCCAGTATCTTTGTGATATCTTTGATTTTCTTCTTAATAGTACGCGGCGTGATGCCGTATTTTTTATTGTAGGCGGCCTGTTTTTTGCGGCGCCGGTTGGTTTCCCCCAGCGCCTGGCGCATGGAACCGGTTATCTCATCGGCGTATAGAATGACCTCTCCGCGCACATTGCGGGCCGCTCGGCCGATTGTCTGGACAAGTGAAGTCGCGGAGCGCAGAAATCCTTCCTTATCCGCGTCCATAATTGCGACCAAGGTCACCTCGGGCAAATCCAATCCTTCACGCAGAAGATTAACGCCAACCAGACAGTCAAACTGGCCCTTGCGGAAACTCGTCAAAATACGGATGCGCTCCAGGGTGTCAATGCCGCTGTGCAGATACTTTGCTTTAATTCCCTGCTCGAGCAGGTAGTCGGATAAATCCTCGGCCATTTTTTTAGTGAGAGTTGTCACCAATGAACGCTCCTTGAGACGCGTTCTCTCTTTTACCTCATTGATCAGATCTTCAACCTGGCTTTTGTTCTTACCCTTGGCGGTCACCGGCCGCACCGTCACCTCGGGATCAACGAGCCCAGTCGGACGGATAATTTGTTCAACAATCTTGCCGCTCACCTTCATCTCGTACGGACCGGGAGTTGCGGAGGTAAAAATACAATTCAGAATTTTTTTCTCAAATTCAGAGAATGTCAGCGGCCGATTGTCGTACGCGCTCGGCAGGCGGAATCCGTGATCAATCAAAGCTTTTTTGCGCGAACGGTCGCCGTTATACATGCCGCCGACCTGCGGCACCGTGACGTGCGATTCGTCGATTACCATCAGGAAATCTTCGGGAAAATAGGAAATCAAAGTATCCGGCGGTTCTCCGGCCTTGCGTCCGGCGAGATGCCGAGAATAATTTTCAATGCCCGAGCAGTAACCGATCTCGTTCATCATCTCCAGATCGTATCTGGTACGGCGCTCCAGCCGCTCGGCCTCGAGCAACAAACCGTTTTTATTAAAATATTTCAGACGCTCTTCCATTTCGGCGCGAATCTCCTTCAGTGCCCGCGCTTTATCCGGCCCCAGGGTAATAAAATGCTTGGCCGGAAAAATCCACGCCTCTTTGAGCGATTCGCGCCTTTTGCGCGACACCGGATCAATAGCCTGGATATCCGCAACCTCGTCCGTCCCCAGTTCAACGCGGAAGATTATCTCCTGATTGACCGGCATTATTTCAAAAATATTGCCGCGCGCCCGGAACTGTCCGCGCTTTACGTCAGCGTTGGTCCGATTAAATTGCAATTTGATTAACTCACGCATCAATTTAGTCCGTTCCATGGCCCGGCCGGTTTCAATTTTCAAAACAACCTTTTCGTAAGTTTCCGGCGCGCCCAGGCCGTAAATGCATGATACCGAAGCCACGATAATCACATCCCTGCGCGTCAGCAGGGCCTGGGTGGCCGCGTGGCGCAGGCGATCGATCTCATCGTTAATATCCGCTTCCTTCTCAATATATGTATCGGTATGAGGCAGATATGCTTCCGGCTGGTAATAATCATAATAGGAAACAAAATACTCCACCGCGTTTTCCGGAAAAAATTCGCGGTATTCGTTGCAGAGCTGGGCGGCCAGGGTCTTATTGTGCGCGATCACGAGCGTCGGCTTCTTGACGCGCGCGATCACGTTCGCCACGGTAAAAGTCTTGCCCGAGCCGGTCACTCCGAGCAGGGTTTGATAGCGCATTCCCCGCGCCACGCCGGCGGCCAATTTTTCAATGGCCTGAGGCTGGTCGCCCGAAGGCTTGTATTTTGATTTCAGCTTAAAATTCATAAAAAGCTGGGCCATTAATACAAATCACCCCCCTCCTCGGCCCATGCAGGGGGGTATGAAAGATCCTTCACTTCGTTTCCGCCTTAGGCGGATTGAATAAATCAACGGTCTCAATTTAATCCGATTTTAGCACCTTATCGTCTAAAATTCAATTGTCTGCCCAAATGCCGGCACCGCGGCATCGAGCCCGAGCTCGTCGCGCAGTCTGGCCGCCAAGGCCCGGCTCGCCGCTTCATCTCCATGTACGCAAAAAATCTGCTTTGGCATTGTATCCGCGTTTTTTACCCAATTTATCAGCTTGTTCTGATCGCCATGCGCGGAATAGGAATCCAGGGCCACGACCTCGGCCTTCACGCTGATTGCCCGACCGTGAATCTCCACGTGCCGGGCACCCTCGCTGATTCTCCGGCCGAGCGTGCCGCTCGCCTGATATGACACAATGAGCAGGGTGCTATTCGGATCCTGGAGATGGCGCTCCAGATGGAACTGGATGCGGCCACCGGTCATCATGCCGCTACCCGCAATGATCACCATCGGCGGCTTAATGTCATTAATTTTTTTGGATTCATCCACGCTCAGCGTTTCGTGCAAATTCTTAAAATCAAAGATATCATCTCCGGTTTTTTGCAGTCCAAGCGCGTCATTGTCATAATATCTGATGTAGTCGCGATAAACCTCGAGCGAACGAATCGCGAGCGGACTGTCCACAAAAATCGGCACGCTTGGAATTTTATTATTTTCCACCATGCCATTGAGCTCATATAAAATCTCCTGCGTGCGCTCAATGGAAAAGGCCGGTATCAAAAGCGCGCCTCCGCGCTTCACAGTTCGGAGTATCACCTCTTGCAATTTCTCTTCACGTCCCGGCGCCGGCTCATGCAAACGGTCGCCGTAGGTTGATTCCAAAAGCAAAAAATCGCAGCCCGGCCGCGGCATGGTATCTTTAATAATCGGCACCCCGTCGTTTCCGATGTCCCCGGAAAAAATCACGGTTTTCCCTTCGGTCTTGACCAAAACAAACGCCGAACCAAAAATGTGTCCGGCGTCATAAAACTCAAAAAATATTCCCGGTTCGGGCTCAATGATCCGCCGGTAATCCGCACAATCAAAAAGATTAACCGCACGCTTTACATCCGCTTCATGATACAGCGGCTCCTGGCCGTAATACTTCCTACCCATTTCCATGACATTGACGCTATCCATCCACATCAGTTCATTGAGCCGACAGGTCGGCGCGGTTGAAAAAATCGGCCCGCGAAATCCCTCGCGAACCAACCGGGGAATACGCCCGGTATGATCGATGTGCGAATGAGTGATAATTACCCAATCAATTTTCGTGGGATCAAACGGAAACGGTTCGTGATTACGCAAATCCGAATACCGCTCGCCCTGAAACATGCCGCACTCGACCAAAAACTTTTTACCGGCCGCCTCCACGAGATAACACGAGCCCGTCACCTCGCCGGCCGCGCCCAAGAAAGTGAGTTTCATTAAATGTTATTGAATACTGGCAGTTGAAATCTTGCCGAGATTTTCAGACGTGATGCCCAACCCAAGCGTTCTCATGATATTATATGCATCTTCCGGCCGTCCGAGATAATATTTTTTCTTATCCTTAGGATAAATATAATAAGCTTCGCCGTGGGATTGCACATCCAATAAGATTCGACCGACTACGTAATCAGGAAAATAAGTGGTGTTCGAGATAAAACTGTGCGTGGCGCCGAGTCCGAGCTTGCGCATGATATCAAAAGCATCCGCCGCCCGTCCGAGATAATACCGCCTCAGATTAACCGGATAGTAATAATATGCCTCGCCATGGCTCTGCACATCAAGAAAAATATAACCCTTATACCGCGCCAGACTCGCGGCGGTTTCTGTCGATGCCCCGGACGAACCGGTTGAACCGGTCGTGGTAAGCGCCTTTGAGGTTGACTGCATCAGCGCCGCGCCGACCCAGCCCTCGGTTCCGTTTGACAATCGGACATTATTCCAACCGTCGGTATAACCAATGACACTAATCACGCTGCCCTTTACCACCGTGGTAAGTATCTTTGAATCGGTAGTGCATGGAAAATCGCGCACATACGCAGAGATAATCACTTCTCCGTTTTCATTTCTGTCGTAAATCGGATCGCATCCGCAACACTCGCCTGCCCGGACCGGATTGGCCACAACCGCCATAGCGGCGAATAAAATCGCACAAATCACAAATATTCTCATATTATTAATTTAATCATTATCCATGTTTCATTATAACAAAATAGCTTCATCTTTGACAGATGAAGCTATCATCGCGATCCTCCTGCCCTCCGCCGCGACGCCCGGATCCTGTCCGTGTCCGTCAGCAGCTGCTTGCGCAAACGAACGCTCTGCGGCGTTATCTCCATATACTCGTCTTCGGCCATGATTTCCAGGCCGCGTTCCAGGGTCAATTCCACCGGCGGATCGAGCTGAATCGCGATATCCGAACTCGATGAACGCATATTGGTCAGATGCTTGCCCTTGATTGGATTAACCGTCATATCATCGCCCTTGGCCGTATTGCCGATAACCTGGCCCTCGTACACCTCCACGTTCGGCTTTACGAACAGGGCCCCGCGGTTTTCCAGATTGGCGAGCGAATAGGCCAGTACCTTACCGGTTTCTCCAGAGATCATTGAACCCACATCGCGCTTCTCGATTTCTCCGACATGCGGTTTAAAGCCGATAAATTCACTGCACAGAATCCCCTCGCCGCGCGTATCCACGATGAATTCACTGCGGTAGCCCAGCATGCCCCGCGTCGGTATTTCAAAAATCAAACGTGTATGATTTTGCTCGGGCCGCATTTCCAGCATCTTGCCTTTCCGCTTTGACATTTTTTCAATCACCGTACCGACCGCATCTGAATTAATATCAATTGTCACCTCCTCGAACGGTTCTAGGCGGACGTCATTTTCTTCTTTAACAATAACCTGCGGCTGTGAAACCTGAAGTTCAAAACCCTCGCGGCGCATATTTTCCAAAAGTATGGCGATGTGCAATTCGCCCCGTCCGTAAACCTTGTACGACTCAACCGGCGAAAAATCGATTTTCAAACCCACGTTCACTTCAAGTTCTTTTTCCAGACGCTCCTTGATTTGCCGGCTGGTAACGAATCGACCCTCGCGTCCGGCAAACGGCGAATTATTAACCAAAAAATTCAAAGAAATTGTCGGGTCATCGATTTTTATGGCGGCGAGCAATTTCTGGTCCGGATCACGGCAGACCGTGTCGCCAATATATATCTGCGGCAATCCGGCGATCATAACGATGTCTCCGGCCGTAACCTCGGATACCTCTTTTCTGACCACGCCCTCAAAAGTAAAAAGCTTGGTGATCTCTCCAGGTACTATTTCGCCGGTGTGCTTTTTGACAAAAACATTGTCACCGACATGCGCCGCGCCCTGATATACCCTGCCGATACCCATGCGGCCGAGATAATTATCGTACGCCAAATTAAACGGCTGAAAAGCAAGAGGCAGATCAACCTCCGCCTCGGCCGGCATCACCTTTTCCAAAATCGTATCCAGAAGCGGAGTCAAATCGCTTGACTCATCCGCGAGATTCATCTTAGCGATCCCCTGCTTAGCGATGGCATAGACCGTGGTGAAATCAAGCTGCTCATCGGTCGCACCCAAATCCATAAATAATTCCAGAATTTTTTCATGCGTCCAGTCAGGCCGCGCCGCCAGTTTGTCAATTTTGTTAATTACCACAATCGGCTTCAGGCCAAGGGCCAAAGATTTTTTTAAAACAAACTTTGTCTGGGGCATCGGACCCTCCTGCGCGTCCACGAGTAAAAGCACGGAATCAATGGAGCGCAGAACGCGCTCCACCTCGGAACCGAAATCCGCATGTCCCGGAGTATCCACGATATTAATTTTTGTACCCCTGTAAAAAACCGACGTATTTTTTGAATAGATAGTAATACCGCGCTCTTTCTCAAGAGCGTTTGAATCCATGCTGGTTTCATCATCGCTCACCATGCCGGTCTGACGCATCAGCGCGTCGGTCAGGCGCGTCTTGCCATGGTCAACATGGGCGATGATCGCGATATTGCGTATTTCCATATTGATTAATCATATGAGTATAGTCCAAAATTATTAGTCTGTCAAACGTCTAGCCGAATGTAATCGATATTCAAGCATTGGGAATCAGGAATCAAGAATCATGAATCAGGAATAAAGCCCATCGCAACGCCCCTAATTCCTGATTCCTAATTCTTGATTCTCTCCGTAGCAATTACTCCTCTTGATAAATAAAACCGCTCGACTAAAAGCCAGAGCGGATTTATTAAACGTGATTAGGCGCGCGATACCTTGGTCGCGGCCGGGCCTTTTTCGGTGTCAATGAGTTCAAAGGTGACGACATCGCCGACCTTCAATTCATCAAACGTAACACCGATTAATTCCTTTGAGTGGAAAAACAGATCCTTTTCCTCGCCTTCGCGGGCGATGAATCCGAATCCCTTGCCTGTAAGAGTCTTAATCGTGCCTTGCATAGTTTTTATTGAATTTTGGTTTATTATATAGAAACTCGATGAGAAACTCGACGACTTTTCATATCTTATTTCACCCACACAGTATAGCACATATAGGATAATTAATCAAGAGCCAACTAAAAAGCGCCATTTCACAATGGTGCCTCTTAGTTGGCTCCGAGCGGCGCGTGAACTTAGAACCGTTATTCTGAACGGCTGGCACTCCTACGAAATGGACGCGGCCGTCAAAATGCTCCGCCATGAATCACCGTTCGATATGATAGATTAAGTATTTGTAGGTTCTTTCTCGGCCGTTAAAGATTCTACTTCCTTCCAAAAATCCTTTTCTTCTTTTTTTGGATTAGACACTTTAAGTCCTTTAATTCGCTCTACAACAAAAGCTTTATTCTCACCCTCAGGCCAGTCCTTAAGGCGGGCTAACAAATCTTTAAAATCTTTTTCATAAGCTGGATAGGTTGGTTTCACTTCATCTAAAATTCCAAGAGAAGTCTGCAAGGAGTTCTTATCACGATCCGGTCTCAACATATCAAACAAAACATAAACGAAATCTTTAACGGGAGTCTCCTGCATAATTCCTGTTAGGCTAGATACAGTTTTTAAGGCAAAATGATGAGCTGAAGTTAATATTTTTCCTGGTTGTCTGAGCCAATCCAGAATTTCTTTACCAATCTCTCGTTTTTTCTCTTCTCCCAAAAAGTCAGACTTGATTAAAAAGTTGAAGCCGGCTTCTTGAGACGCAAGTGCATCAGATTTTATAAGATTTTTAATTTGAGTTACTGCCTGATCTTTCAAATCTACTGGATCATTTTTGCTTAATTGAATCGGCAGATAATCATAAACTGCAATTTGTTCTCCAAAAGGGATAGACGTTACTTTAGCCAATAAAGATTTTACAACCATTTGTCGATCCGGCAGATTATCGCCCAAACTCTTTATAAAATTCAAACTATTTGCACCCTTCTGGTTAATAATATTTTTAAGCAACTCAATCTTTTTATCCTTATCTGCTTTTTTGTATACAATTTCTAATAACACATCATCACTCATACTACGAGATAGCAATGGTTTGAAGTAGGTAGATAGAAATTTTTCGGCAGTTTCTTTTTTCCAATAATCAAATACTAAACCAATCTTAGCGGCTCCAGCGTTTTGGAAGTAACCATTAATCTGAGCTACGAGTTCATTCTGTTGTGCTTCTGGCACATAGAAGCTAATCCAACGTAAATTATTAACTAAGCCCGTGCGATTATCCCAAGCCCCAATACTATTAAACGCCTGGATAAAATTCTTTGTAAGCTGAATTTTAGTGCCGTCATCAACAATCTTAAACTGATCCTGAAATTCACTAAATATATCCCCGCAAGTAGCGAATAAAGTTTCTTTTTCTGCGCGGTAGTCTGGACTCTCGGTAGTCTCTTTATTTATTACTTCAGTAATTTTTTGCAGAATTATATTAAACTTGTTCTTCTCTGAAATGTATTCCTTAAACTGCTTAATTATTGTAATCTGTCCCGATAGACTATCTCGGTTGAAATTAGCGATAAATTTGTCAAACGCCTGGGGAGAAATAAAGGTCGTCTGTTCTTCAAGTGTGCCAAATAGCGATATAATATCGAAATTTGTTGAAAAATTCTCATCAATAAACTTAACGATCTGAATTTTATCTTCATCTGCTATTAATGAAGCGTTTTGTTTTAAGTTCGTAAGAATATCTTTTAATATTGACCCCATATTTGGCTTACGAACCTCTTCTGTTCCCACGGCCAAAACATAGCGCTTAATTAAGGGTGCGCGGAACTGGACATCTAGTTCCTGCTTCGTAATAAGGTCAGAAAAAACTAAGTTAGTTTGGAGCTGAGTGAAAAATTGCCATAGATCAGCATCTAAAACACGAGCAAGGGATTCGTAATATACTTTAGTCGAAGACGAAATCCCCAATTCGTGGAAAGCCTCTAAGTGAGTAGTAAATATTTTAAGCAATATATCTCTCTGGCTCCTATACTCACGCAAGAGATGACGGATAAAATCAACTAATGATCCTTTATTGGTTTCCGCCGAGGCAAGTTCCTTAAATTTATCTTTGTTGCCCTCGGCCAAACTCAGTATCATTTCCTCTGAATTGTTGAGAGATTGATAAATGGTCGGTTCTTTGAAATAGATAAACGGGCGGGCGTTAGAAACGGTAATACGGCTCGTATTTAACATGAAGTTACGTAAATCAGCAGAATCTTTATCTTTTAGAATGTTTTCTGGTTCAAACCATTTATCCTTTAATCGATGATAAGCGGGTGTAAATTTTTGTCTAAGCACCAATACTTTTGCTAAATAAGCGATATTGTCTTTAATCCTTTGCCATACCTCCGTTTTAGAAGCTAAGACTAATGCTGCTATTAAATTATTTATAAACTGTTTAATCTCACGAGGATTGTTAGAAAAAGCATTGCTAATCACATAAACAATATCCTCTGAATCTTGACCTTGGAGTAAACTTTTTATTTCGCCGGTATCATTAATCAGTTTTTTAATATATGCGTGAAGATCGGCTTCAATAAATTCGGGCGTCCAAATTACAACATTAAATAGCTTTCTAAGATATTCTGAAGGGTCAAAATCTTCATCATCCTGACCACCATAAAAACTTTTGATTTGGCTAATAATGGCTTCTGAATCGCAGGGAACTATAAAAACAAGTCCAGCAACACCGGCCGGATCAAGGAACGTTTTGATAGCAGAAAGAATTTTTATTGCCGCATCACCCTGAACACGATCAATGTTATCAAAAACTATTACAACTTTTTTATTAACTTTTTGAAGTATCAGTCTAAACAGAGCTTCAAATTGCTCCGGGGAGTTTAACCGTTCCTCTTTTTCAACCCTTGTTTTAATAGAGGCAAGTGGATTTAACGAAGATAAAAACTTTTCGACCGAGCGTTCCCAAACTTTCTCCAGTAAAGGCTTAAAAAAGAGAGCTAGAACAGAGAATGAAGCTACAACGGCCGCAAAATCTTTAATTGTTTGAATAATCAGATTATTATTTTTGAAAATCAAATTTAAAATTACCCATCCGATTACTAAAATCAGAGATAAGACTAAAAGCCAGTTTGTTTTTAACAACAACCAAACTTTTTTAAGCCATCCGGCAGAGCTTACTTGCATTTCGGCCGTCGTTATTTCGCAACTTTCCTCTGTTGATTTATAAAGAGGGTCAAGTATTTTTTTATCCTCGGGCGAAAGTTGTTTTTGACTAATCAGAAAGTTTACTAATTCGATCAAAAAAATTCTGCGTAACGAATCTTCCTGATATTTCCATGCATCAAAAACAAACATCGGGCTTTGTAGATCGTGACGTATCATTTCAATGATTGTACTTTTGCCCGTACCCCACCTACTAAAAAGTCCGATGGTATGAACACAAGAATCGTTTTCTAGTATCTCTTTCATAGCTGGAGCAACGTTCTCATGATAAAAGCCAAAAATACCATCTTGACCATTACCAAGCGGGACATCTTTCAAAAATTTAAATTTTAGTTCTTCGGGCATATTTTTACTTTTTCACTACTTCTTCTACTAAAGATTTTATTTTCCAGATTTGGTCTAGTTACTTTGTTTACCGATTACCTTTTGCTCGATTGTGTGTCTTGCAAAGCATCTGGCAGTTTTTTGCTGAAGTTGCACCTCCCTTGCTCCAGGCTGCTACATGGTCTGCGTCCATTTCGCTAAAACTCCAAATCTTACTCTTGTTAGCATCATGCCCAATGGCACAATGCGGGCAGTTTGATTCGTCTTTTTTCTCTGCCTTGACGGTTTGTGTTGTATAAACCGTCTTTTTGGTTGCTTCATCAAAAACTCGGACTTCAAGTAATTTTGTGTCAATGGAACCACCAAGAATATACTCAAAAATACCTTTGCGATTTTTAACATACGGATCAGCATAGAGCTTCTGTACCTCGGCTGATACTTTGGCTGGATTGTACGATTTTTTATGGTGTTCCTCATAAAGTCGCCCCCACTCAAGACCGCGCATCTCGCTTTCAACATTAGTAAACACACTAGAAACCCAATCGATCACGCTGTTGAAATATTTTTTTAATTCATTAATATTTTTTTCAAAACGATGACGACTCATATAATCGCCGATATTACCTTTGCTTACCCAATCCAGCGCACATTCTAAAAATTCCTGCCGGTTAGCGCTACCGGATACATACGCGCTCCATTTTTGAATGTTGGCGTTTTGGCTATTACTAAATTCCTCCTTGCCGAGCGTTACAAACGGCCCGGAATACACCGCATTAAGTAATTCCTGACCATTAAGTGGAACACCGGCAATATTAATTGTTTTGAACCACTCTTTTATCTCGCTTTCTTTCCCTTCGCATTCGTAAATAAGTAAAGTAGTTTTTAAAATTTTACCCTGTTTGTCTTTTGCCATACCGCTAAAATATTGCTCCATGCCGTTTTCGTCTTTGATAGCAAATTTGTCAGTTATAAACCGCCCAAGACTAGTGATGCGTTGCTGGCCGTCTAAAACCTCTAAATTGTTGTCGCTTACTTTGTTAAAATAGATCAATCCTATCGGGTACTCTTTGAGGACTGATTCAATGACGGCCATTTCTTTTTTACCACCATCAGAAGCATAAATATAATTGCGTTGATACTCCGGTTGAATGGTCAATTTACCAGACAAACCGAACAAACCCTTACCTTCAAGTTCGTTATAGACAAACCCATCGCAAATATCTTTAACAGTAATATTAATTTTTAAAGTTGTTTTCATATTATTTTTTTCTTATGTTTAATAAGCACTCTTTGATAAACTTTTTCCAATAAACCATCTCGAATAATTACTCCACTTGCGTTCAAGTCATAGGTTCCTGTTTTCCCGAATTTATCTAAATACGCCTGTTTACATTCTGCGGATGTATACACTTTTGTTTTTTGTTTATATAAATCTTCATTCTCACACATTCCAACAATCTTAAACTGCTCGGGGCTATATTTATCAAGAATACTGACCGGTACTCCCATTACGCCGCTGTAATCGCTCGGGATATTTTTTACTAACGACACTTCTATCGCGTTATAATTTTCATATTTCTCAAACGGTTTTTTCATTACGAACT contains these protein-coding regions:
- a CDS encoding P-loop NTPase fold protein, which encodes MPEELKFKFLKDVPLGNGQDGIFGFYHENVAPAMKEILENDSCVHTIGLFSRWGTGKSTIIEMIRHDLQSPMFVFDAWKYQEDSLRRIFLIELVNFLISQKQLSPEDKKILDPLYKSTEESCEITTAEMQVSSAGWLKKVWLLLKTNWLLVLSLILVIGWVILNLIFKNNNLIIQTIKDFAAVVASFSVLALFFKPLLEKVWERSVEKFLSSLNPLASIKTRVEKEERLNSPEQFEALFRLILQKVNKKVVIVFDNIDRVQGDAAIKILSAIKTFLDPAGVAGLVFIVPCDSEAIISQIKSFYGGQDDEDFDPSEYLRKLFNVVIWTPEFIEADLHAYIKKLINDTGEIKSLLQGQDSEDIVYVISNAFSNNPREIKQFINNLIAALVLASKTEVWQRIKDNIAYLAKVLVLRQKFTPAYHRLKDKWFEPENILKDKDSADLRNFMLNTSRITVSNARPFIYFKEPTIYQSLNNSEEMILSLAEGNKDKFKELASAETNKGSLVDFIRHLLREYRSQRDILLKIFTTHLEAFHELGISSSTKVYYESLARVLDADLWQFFTQLQTNLVFSDLITKQELDVQFRAPLIKRYVLAVGTEEVRKPNMGSILKDILTNLKQNASLIADEDKIQIVKFIDENFSTNFDIISLFGTLEEQTTFISPQAFDKFIANFNRDSLSGQITIIKQFKEYISEKNKFNIILQKITEVINKETTESPDYRAEKETLFATCGDIFSEFQDQFKIVDDGTKIQLTKNFIQAFNSIGAWDNRTGLVNNLRWISFYVPEAQQNELVAQINGYFQNAGAAKIGLVFDYWKKETAEKFLSTYFKPLLSRSMSDDVLLEIVYKKADKDKKIELLKNIINQKGANSLNFIKSLGDNLPDRQMVVKSLLAKVTSIPFGEQIAVYDYLPIQLSKNDPVDLKDQAVTQIKNLIKSDALASQEAGFNFLIKSDFLGEEKKREIGKEILDWLRQPGKILTSAHHFALKTVSSLTGIMQETPVKDFVYVLFDMLRPDRDKNSLQTSLGILDEVKPTYPAYEKDFKDLLARLKDWPEGENKAFVVERIKGLKVSNPKKEEKDFWKEVESLTAEKEPTNT
- a CDS encoding DUF262 domain-containing protein codes for the protein MKTTLKINITVKDICDGFVYNELEGKGLFGLSGKLTIQPEYQRNYIYASDGGKKEMAVIESVLKEYPIGLIYFNKVSDNNLEVLDGQQRITSLGRFITDKFAIKDENGMEQYFSGMAKDKQGKILKTTLLIYECEGKESEIKEWFKTINIAGVPLNGQELLNAVYSGPFVTLGKEEFSNSQNANIQKWSAYVSGSANRQEFLECALDWVSKGNIGDYMSRHRFEKNINELKKYFNSVIDWVSSVFTNVESEMRGLEWGRLYEEHHKKSYNPAKVSAEVQKLYADPYVKNRKGIFEYILGGSIDTKLLEVRVFDEATKKTVYTTQTVKAEKKDESNCPHCAIGHDANKSKIWSFSEMDADHVAAWSKGGATSAKNCQMLCKTHNRAKGNR